The following is a genomic window from Daphnia magna isolate NIES linkage group LG4, ASM2063170v1.1, whole genome shotgun sequence.
GAGGAGATGAGCACGCCGACCTGGGAGAAAGAAATCAACGGCACGTgcctatttatttattttattttattttttatatagttTACCACCAAAAGAATCCATTCAATCCACGTGTAGGCATTCGTTTTCAAAAAACTGTTGGACGGTAGAGTTGTTTCTTATGCCCTGGAGTGTGTTACGTTCAATTTAAAACAGGCAAACAAAATGGAGgttcaaaacttttttttatcataatgAAAACCGTCAAAACGATTAAAACGAGAAAAGAGTTTCGGTACCTGTCGGGTCAAATTCAGAGACCAAattgaacaaaagaaaagccaagGACAACCTTGCCTCCTTAGCAGAGTCTATGACAACAATGGCTGCTGCCGTCGACACACGAATCGCACACGAGAAAATTTCACTCTTTTGACCGAGACCTGAATCGATACCATGAGGCGGTTGAATACTCAGATCTGTACCATACGGATTCAAtgttaaacaacaacagctaCTGTTCGTAAGCATAATCGACCACCCCATAACTGAAAAACACTTGAAAATGACTAAACGTAACAGATAACAAGAAGATGCCCTTTGTCTCTACATAATGCCAGTTAGGGTAACAAAATGACCCCAGAGAAAATGTGTGATTATTGCCGTACGGATTAATAGAGGctctaattaaaaattttttttggaaggaaaaagagaaaagtgcAAAAAATAGGAAGTATGGAGCACGAGGCATGTTGCAGCCATGCCACGTGCAGGTTGGTGCGGCCTAATAGTCCGTCACCAGGCAGCATCCGCATCATCGCTGTAGCCAACGTTTTACGTAACGCAAAAGACAATTGTCGAAAAACCCAAACATCAGCCAAGATTTTCGTATGATGCCTTCCCGAAAAATGTCGTTATATCCATTTCCTCAATAGGACAAAACCTTATCGATTTCCTGATTTCTGTTTGGATTGGCAGTGCCAATCATTGCTTTGATTGCAGCGTTGCTAAAACGTCATTTATATCTACTGCGTCTCTTGAAGAGCTAGACTAACCCAGCCTCTATTATTTGGCTTCATTGTTTAATGTGGTAGATTGACACAAACCTCTGGTACtattacaaaaaagaaaaaccaactATTTATATGGAGCATTGCACTTATGGTGGGCATTGAAGGCGTTCCGTTTTTAATTGGAAATAATGCTGAGGCTCTATAGCAGCGTCCGTCTACATCATTACTACTGACGCTGACATAGACGCCTAGTGCGCAGTACTACCACCGATTGTTGTGCAATAACTCGGTGAAAATTGATCGTCTGGCTGCTCAGTGTTGATATCGAATTTGCCACGCAATTCTATTCTTGCGGGAAAATGTAGAACTAAAAAAactaatgtttttttttacgtccAATCTTCGTTCAACAAGGGGACTTTGCTAAACGCATTACACAATGGAAAATGTGGTTCAcgtaaagaaataaaattacaatCGCCAATGCAATATGCAAATCGGCATGGTTTTCTCATTctttgaacaacaacaacaaaagagatTGTCTAGCAAATCGCTGGGACCTATTTAGCATCACCTTGGATTCTTAGCAGCTGGAAGAAACACGCGGATCAGCACGCGTTCCATGCTTTCCTTGGGCCTATCCTGATATACTGTATAATCAAGCATATTTAGCCAGCCCGTTGCCCCGAGATATTCAAACAACTGATGTGGCCCAAGGTATGGATTTCCTGCATTGGTCTCAATCGTTAACATTAGGATGTTGACGTATTTCAAGAGCCGTCAACACAACACTAAAAGTGTCTTTTCTTCTCCAGAAGGAATTAACCACgtattatgttttatttttaaattgtataaCACGACGAGAATACTTTTAATCACAATGCCCTATTGGTTTGGTCGCTCATTTCCATGTGGTGCTCGCTGTCCCCTAATCTAATTACCTATTAATAGATTATTTGCTTGACGTTCATTGAACTAGTCACATAGCTCCTAATCAATTTCATATCGTCACGTGGATGCCAACGTGAAACCCATTCTGTGGAGGGAAGGCTCCCTCAACTCTATTCAGGCATAACTGCTAGGTGGGTAGTAGGTGAGGCAAGTATCTacgaattttttctttccagaaAAGAAAGCCGCAAAAGTCATGCGTACCAATCGGCAATAAATGTGCAACAACTACCCCCGCATCGTAAAGCGAAGTAAAAAAACAGGATCACATGGGTGAGCTACCCTGTGGATCGATAAAATCCAGACGAATCACACAGACGAAGATAATGAGAAACGTCTCCAAGTTGTCAAAGAACAACACTAACATCCCCGTTGCAAACGAGGCCTACAATGAACTGTgggtaattaaaaaaataaagggagaGACTGTATCCTATTTGGATCGCATTGTCTGTTTTAATTGATGAGAAGAATAACACTGTtgacatttgtttaaaaaaaaggacataCGTGAATTGATGATACAGTATTTAGAATTGTTGCATTCAATTGTTGGCAGCAGATGTTGCAACTTTTTGTTGAATCATCTTACCCCATCCTCCTCTGCCACCATCAAAATCTGTTCGGTACTCATCCCTAACCTAGAGGAAGGGAAATATGTATGAACATTGTAAgtttattgaaaaaacaatGCTAGCACTGACCTGTCCTCCAGTTTTGCCTCTACCATACTGCCTTCCTTCAATAAATCCTGCATCCCAGTCAGTTCGCACAATTCTGTCATCCAGTCTAGTCCCATTCACAAATCGAATGGCATTTTCAGCATCATTTCTGAGGTAAAATCTAAAAGTTTgaatttaacaaaaatttgttatGTTGATATTGGATTTCTCTTTGAAGTGATATAAATATGAAATGCTCACTCTACAAAACAGAAGCCACATGGAGTTCTTGTGAACTTATCAAGTCCCATGATTATCCTCTTGATATCACCACATTTTCCAAACAATTCATGAATctgaaacaataacaaaagaaagttAAGCTACAAATTTCAAAAGGCAGTTTTCAACCTCAGAAATACCTGTTCTTCAGTGGTATAAAATGATAAGTTTCCAACATACAAAGTGCATGACTGACCCAACAGACGCTCTTGCTCTACACGTGAACcctaaaaaaatacaaattatttgcttttttaaatcaaattaagAGTAAAGGAGGtacttttttcaattttaaaggGTATTTGTGAACAGCAAGTGCTAGGCGAGTTTTGAATCAATAATGGatgtaatttttctttcatctaaTCATTCTTACTTTGAAATGTTGGTCTCTGTAAGTGCTTGCCACCGCCATTATCAGAAATTCAATTCGAGAGGTCAATTCCACCGTCGTCCCACTCTCCACAgaaagatgttttttttccccaatcAAGTGGTTAAAGTTAATCTTGCTAAATTATCAAAGGTAAATGCATGTGTTGAAAAGACTCAATGTTCCGTTTACACAACAAATGACGCGAGATGAGCGTAAGTTTTGAAAAATGCAACAGATGCCCAATAGGTTACACTACTCAAACCGGCATTTGAATTTTGAGGATTTTGACAAACCAGCAATATTATTTGTTCAATAATATGCAGTTtattaaacttaaaaaaattacaaacaaaaactaagTCTGGTGTAATTACATAAggaaatctttttattttcaaaggaGTTGCATAAAGGTGTTATTAAAATTATTCATCTCCACGTTAGATGGCTCTTCTTCGAGATTTTTCCTGAATTTGCGGGTAAACATGTTGATTGACGTCTGCTTGTCCCATGCGTTCTCGAGTTATAACTGCGTCTCATTTTCCATAGATTGTTACATATTAACTTGTTAAACTGTTTTCAAAGTAATGGAACCTCCGCGGCAGCCAAGAGACATGCAAGGGCTTTTGAGGTTTGCTATTGAAGGCACGGCTTCTGAAGATCGAACAACGGTGACATCCATGACTGAAGAAAGAAGGCGCTGGTTGGAAGAAGCTCTGAGAGGGCTATCGGTGGATGTGGTAGCTGAAATCTCCAAATCATTAAATATTCTCAATCCAGATCGAGTCGAGAGTCCAGAAGAAGATCCAGGAGAAATGGAAGAAGCACTGGAGATGATTACTGATTTTGTTGATTCAATGGACACAGCCAATGGTACAGTTAATATTGTTTGgatatttataaaaatttgacaattatttaaattttagattttcacAAGATTGGAGGATTCTTTATCCTCATTCCCTGCTTAAACTCTCCACATGATGGAGTTCGTTGGAGATGCTGCCAGTTGATTGGCACCATAACACAGAACAACCCATACTGCCAGCAGCAAGTGCTTAAAGAAGACCTGCTATCCATTTTGCTTAAAATGCTGGAGAATGATGATTGCGAAGAAGCACGAGTCAAGGCCTTGTATGCCATTTCATGTAACTAGTTTGATTTCTTAGTCCACAGGCAAACTTCAATTAACATAGGCAACATTGATGGTTAGGTTTGACAAGAGAATGTGCAGAAGCTCAGGATGCATTTGTCAACTGTGATGGATTTTCATCTCTATTGAGGGCCCTACAGTCATCAGttggaaaattgaaaattaaggCATCATTTATGCTAACTTGTTTATGTAATGAAGATCCATCATTCAAAGGTATTCATACCACAAAATTGTTCATGTTTAGAAACTCTTCAAGAGACCCTTTTCCCAAAATTAGACACCTTGTGCAACATGGGATTTGTGGAACAGTTTGTGGCTCTCTTGCAAAGAGATCACGATTCTACTCACGAACATCTTCTGGCCGCTTTATTAGCTCTAACGCAAGGTCACCCGCCATCGATAGAAGAGTGTCGCAGGTCAGAATTTCTATTACGCGAACTTCTGGACAATCGTATTGAGTTGATCAAAGATCGGGATGAATGTTTGGTAAtttatttttgcatttatttCGGTTGTGTGTATTGTTTTTGTAACTTCTTTAATCGTGCATTTTACAGGAAGAAGCTGAATATTGCCGCACGCTATTATCGGTAATCTTCAAGGAGGATATAGTTGAAGACAGATGAATTTTTCAGGTCAGGTGGTTATAGAGAGAGAATTTGAGAGGCTGGTAATATGGAGGCGCAATACATCcaacgtcctttttttttacatcatttttttgttctggtTTTGGAAGGAGGGAAATGTCATTATGCGTCTATTGCAATGAAGTGATCTCGCGTGGCTATGGTCCTCAAGTTTCTCCCGCGATTACTAGCTATGACTGATATCCATGTATAACAATCTTTAAGTAAAAGTTCTATTTCTCCCTCACGCAGCCAGATACACATCTGGATAGTGAGACAGAAGCTTAAGTTCAAGTGAAGATTGATAATAggtccataaaaaaaaaaaaaaaaatagaaaacacaGTTAATTGGGATTTAGAGCTCTTGGACGTTGACGTAGCCAATTGTTTGCTGTTGGTTGCTAGCAGGGTCCTCGCTTGAAAAATCATCGGCAAGGCTGCCAATCCTCTCGGCATTGCGACGATTATACGGTTCGTTCATGTCTACATATTTGATCCTGACAGCGGCCTCCACCCAATCGCCTAGCATTTGCTCTAGTTGGCCGAATGTGGGTCTTACGTTGGGATCGGCCTTCCAGCACCGTGAAATGATTTGCGCCACGGTGTTTGGACTCTGTCGCGGTATTTCCATGCGACCTCCATTTTCCAAATGCTGAATTAATGATCCGATGTCTTCCATGTCTAAAAGAAGACACTTTAGTTTCTCAAAGTTTTTGGTCCAAAATGGAATAGGAAAAACCTGGATAAGGAACTTTTCCTAAGGAAAACATCTCCCACATGGTGACTCCAAATGCCCAAACGTCCGAATGGCTAGAAAAGATGCGATCCACCAGGGATTCAAGTGCCATCCATTTGACTGGCAGCATCGCCTTTATATgcatagaaaatatttttatttttaaaatgagaaGTAGGATAAtggatgaaaataaaaattcagtTACATCTCCCTTCTTTTTATAATTGCTGTCCTGATAAATTTTCCGGGATAGTCCAAAATCAGCTATTTTGACAACACCATCGATTGCCAGTAAGATATTTCGGGCTGCCAAGTCTCCATGAACCACCTGTGGTCAATCAATAAACATTACGACACTTTTGTGtcttttaaatatttgaaaaaaaactttcatttCTTCCGGAAAGATAGTCCATTCCTCGAGCTATCTGGAACGACCAGCAGATCAAGTCACGAGTCGAAAACGGCTGATTGTTTACAGTATCAACCTCTTCCTCTTGCTCGACTGGAGGCGACCGATTAAACGACACAGACcctaataattattatttaaaaaataataataataatttctgTAATTCCACGACCAAGACGATATTTGGTTAGATGTTACCACGATTGTTTAAAAGCATCACGAGATAGTCGGTGTGGTTTTCGCGGCGACTCTTTTTACGTTCCGGCTTTACTGGAATAGGAACAAATGCCGGGGCAGAAGAAGGAGCACCCATGTAGAGATAGTCAGCGCCACCACAATCGCTCCTGTTGTTCAAAAAGAAGTTTAACTCCGATAAAGGAATtatcatttttaatttaaaaaatgcctgAACTGATTCTGCTGAGGCACGTCGATTGGTAAAAGGTCACCGTTCATGTCGACTTGATCGACATAACAGTGTCGATTAGCCAGCAGATGATTGAGAAGGTTGCCGAAACGACAATACTCGACGATAACGAGGAAATCGCCTTTTTCAAACGAATAACAAATTGGGTAAAGTAGATCACATTTTAGattaaattaaagaaaaaagggtaCAAACCAGTGGAAACGTCGGTGCAAGCTCCCAGTAAATTGACAATATTTAGATGGGAGCCAAGATGAATAAGAATTTTGAGTTCAGACACGAGACTGGCCAGCGCGCCTAAATCAGCGTAGGATCGTACCATTTTGACGGCCACAGTTTCAGTCTTCGATTCTTCACCAGGAACTATTCCTTTGGCTTCGGCTTGTAAGACTCTTCCGAAGCAACCAGCACCTAATTGCTTGCCTAGAACTCAAACAAATCAATAATTTATTCGCATCAACAGCTACGTCAAGCTGTACCAATTTTGAGGCAATCGCGGGGAAATTCCCATCTTTTGTCATAGGGCAACAATTCAGATTGGCCGTCTAAAGGCAATTTATGGTTGATCCTTTGAGGATTGCCAGCTAACAAAGGTTCCAGCATTTTGGCAATATCGGTTGCATTCCTGGCCTTCTGATAATTTTCAGCGGGGTCAAACATTCCGTAATTAATGAATAAagaatatatattttattaattttagcGATTGTCTGGTACCGTCAAACGGACGTAAAAAATCCGGGCCGCCAATAAGAGGACGGCAGCAATCACGATGAGAACTACAGTGATGGTAATTGTTGCTATATAGTAGTCGTCGCCTAAGGCCACTTCAAGACGAAAAGTTTTATTGTCGCTTCCTAGACGATTTTCGAAAAGGCAAGTATATTCGCCCTCGCTAGCCGCTTCCACATCCACCAGGTGGAGGTATGAATGCAATGTCCCATTTATTGTCGTTTCGTTGATTATCAAATCCTTGATTAGCCGATCTTTGTTGACGATGACACCATCCTTTGGCAGAAAGCAATAAGGTTTATAAAAACTGTGTAATAGAATTGATTTTTTACTCTTGCTTCATTACTTTTAACCATGACACTGTAGGTGTAGGCACGCCTTCCAACAAGTGGCATTCGAATTGtgtgttctctctctcttgggTTTTGACCGTAatatatttcttcttcttccaaccGAGTTGTTTTTCTAATCGTGGAACCATGGCGTCTCGTACCTCCATGGAATAGTATCGAACAGCTACGCTGTGCCTCAGATTGTCCCGATAGCGACATTCGTACAAGCCTGTTGCCGATTTGCTGATATTTCTCCATCTCACTTCGGTCATGTATAAATCCTGCGGTTTTCTTGTCTCCTTATTGGGCGTCTGTGTAACGCGAGAGATTCCTTGAGAAAATAGAAACATTAATAATTAAACGGCGATAGAAGAAGCCACAAAATCTGTACCGGCTGGATTTTGAAGCGACCCAGCTTCAATTGTTACGCTCGGACCCGAAGGAGGATGCCAAGTGATCACGGAATGGCCGTAATAGGTCTCACATTTTATTGTGGCATCGTCACCCTCAGTTATCGCTCCCAAATCGCTAACTGTCAGCCTGATATCTGGGACATAAAGGCATACATTATGACACTATTAATGATTATAACGTTTTAACGTGGCTGACCTGCTACTGTTACATCAATGAAAAGATGATTTGTCTGACCAAACCTGGTACCCTTACACAGGTATTTTCTCCCAGCATTGGCTCTGGTTGCATTCATTTTTGTTCGAAAACCTTGGAATTTGCTGTACAGCCAATCCCCACTTCTTCCCCTGTCGTCAGCCATGGGGTAAAGTGtctaaaatgaaataaaatggGTAAAATTACAAcagcaatgaaaaaaacaattgttcTTTACTGAGTGAGAAGAGGACATACAATGTTTTCGATACCACGACTTGTTTTCCCTTCTATTTGCAGCGAGACGACCACGTCGGGATGTGTGGGACGGCATGGAAGCACCGCCTTTTGTGTATCGTTGAACACGTAGGATCGTTCGGTCGGCAGAAATAAATGGTCTCCATCTGAATGTTTGCAGAAAGAAATGACAAGTGTCGACTTTTATGAGATTATTAGAAAGTTGCCCATTTTAACAGGGGTAAACAAGTGTTAGCAGACCAAGagttttttcaaaaaagcACGTGACGCAAGACCCATCTAACGTGCATTTATATAATAATACGGAGTTAAACAGCATGAAAATGGAAATTAGTAAAATACCAGAAACGAAGATGTATTGGCTGGCCACCAAGTGCAAAGCATCACTTCGATGACAAGTATAATTTCCCGTATCGAGAAATCGGATGTCTGACGCCTTGAGAATAGCCGATCGAAGATTTCCAACTGTTTCCCAAGTAATGGAATAGTTTAAATGTTTTGTTGGTTTGCTGGGCACCGACCACGTGAGGTTGTAATTCCGTGACTCGTCGATCGCGATTTGACATTTTAGTTGAAATGAGCTCCCAGATGGAAAAATTAGGTATTCGACTGCATTCTTAATACGGGGAACTAGATTATTGTGAGGCCGgtcatcgtcttcttcatcaGACGTTACGAAAATGCGAAAATAGCGAGTAGTCGTTTTCCCGTCTAGAATGGCATCGCACCAATACACTCCTGTGGTTTGATTGGCGTTCACTTGAGAAATGATCAGGCCACGGTATTTGTCCCAAAACCAATTGCCATTACCGTTTATGACCGAATATTCAGACGAGAAAATCTTTTACAAAGGGGCAAGTATAGTCGGTTACTCACTAAAGATTAGAACAAAATCCAACTCTTACCTCAATCCAGtgatttctaattttcttaGACAAGTAGAGTTTTACTTCAGGATGCGTCGGCTTGAATGGTATAAATTGATCGACTGCTTTATTTTCCTCAAGGACGTAAACATCCAACGTTGGAAGCAGCAAATCATTGTCATCGATTACATCGGCTGGTTCGCTGCTAGACGATTCTAAGCCTTTTAAATGGAAATGATTAAAGAAGTCCTTGCAGGTAATGACAAATTAAATTCGACACAAGTCGTACTGGCAACGTGTAGGGGATGAACAAAGATGTAAGTTTCATTAAATTTGGCGTTGGAATTGTTGAGCCGGCAACCATAATATCCCGTATCAAGATAACTAGCATTTCGGATAATCATGGTGGATGTAATTTCTTGACGAATCGGGTCTGAATGGTACGTCATTGTGAGCCGGTCCTTTAAATTACTCAActaaaacacattttttttttattcagtaATGTTCAATAAACTATTTAGTTAGCATAAACGTTTCCTTTATTACTTTGCGTAGATAAAGAGAAGCTTCATTATGTCTTTGTGTCGTCGTTTCAGATGCTGTACTACTACCGCTGCTGGGTAAAGTGCAAGTGATGTTCAATCCCCTGCCCATAGGAACGGTGCAAGTCCTGCTGAAATGTTGACCCGTTTGTACCAACAACTGGGACGTCTGTTGACTGGATGATGACGGGAGCAACGAAGCCGACATTATCGGTCCACTTGTCACCGAagcttttgtatttttatttttattttttcacaaCGTGCAGTCGGGCggtgataaaaagaaaacagattaGCAGTCGAATATATTGACACTGGAAAGTTGTGTGCCTTGTCGAGTGATAATCCCAATAGCAGCTCACCCGAAATGTTTAGACAAAGTATTAAACACCTACCGTGACAGGAGAATGACGTCAATAATTCTATCAAGATAACACGTACAACTAGATTGGTCAAAAACGTTGATCGTTGAGACATAGTTGACCATGTACTACGTCTAAAGACGTTTGGCTAAGTAGGTAATCGGGGTGATGGGGAACAATAAGACTCTGCTGTGTAAACCGAATATATCCAAACCTGTCTAGCAAATGATGCAATTGAACTCAatgatttttcgttttagCCATGCACCTAGCTGGGAGGCATAACGGAAATGTTGGGATTATCAGAGAATAACTTGAAAGGAAACTGCGGCTTGATGAATTTTTCGGATAACGAATTGCACCAAACCACAACGTACTGGCAAATGGGAACCTTttcataaaaacaaacaaccgatgcagtttttttgttttagtggACATGTATTATTCGTAGTTGAATTCGCAGCATGCAGAAAGAACAAATGTATAACATTATGACTGATTAAAATATGGAATCACTGAATTTCATGTCAAAAACCAATGAAACATCCACGTTGCTCTACACATATacaaaaatttacattttaaatatttcgGCTCCGAACAGCAGTGTAAGTAGCTGACTTTTGGTGGCCACTGATGAGTTTATCTTCGCGTTTGAAATTGCGGCGCAGAATCATGGCAGCTACCATGGCCATTATCTGTGCATTGTACAAATAAAATGCAAAAAGTCGGCACGTCATAACAAGAATGAGAAAATTCATTGGCAATATCAGACCTGTAGGACAATCAGCAAAAGGGCAATTCCAGACATCCACGCGACAAGAGGTTCCATAAAATCAGAGAAAATGATTCCGCACCCGTAGACGTACATGTTGCCGGTGACTGGATTACGACATTCGTACGGGATTTCCATATTGTAATTGGCATAATCCTGCCATCCACTTCCACCACAACAACCCAACTGCATGAAAATGATTAAAGGGTTTTTACTTTTGTTCTACTGGATTCATCGATTTACGACAATGTAGTACCTCTTCTTGCATAATTCGAACGATACGAGCTGACCGGGGATCAGTATCGGATTCAAACACCAAGTAAGTGAAGCGATCCGTTAGCCATGGAGTAATGTCGGAGAAGGTGATGCCATGATTGAGCGAATAGGCAACTCCACCGAGACCAATCAATGCCGTTGCTCCAGTGGCCATGGTGAACtagttggaaaaaaagaattcattaGTCTTTCTTGTAAAAATGAATGCAGCAAAGAGGATAAAGTTCAATCCTTTTCGATAATCACTAGCACGTTGCCTGTGGATGTGAATATCGTAACGAGAGTAACTTTGAACTCGACACAGCGAAGGCTTAACGTCATTATCTCTCTGGAATGACATCAACAATATTTCATTCAAACTAGTTCAAACAGTATACACAAGTGATGGCAGCAAGTATTACATGTCGATTTTAGTCTGTTGATTATTTACAAAGGAAAGATAGAACAAGCCATTTGGAATAGTTTGTCGGCGATTTACACAGTGAGACCTACCGCAGTGAGAAGAAAAGGGTTTTCGTAAACGGTGGCCCAACATCCTAATGCAGAGATGACGATGGTGAAAGAACAGGAGGCCATCAGAATGTAAGGGCCCGTCCACATTAGATACGCTTCCAATTCGTAAATGTAATGTTTGATGGTCCAATCGGCTCGGATGTAAATGGCCATGGTCATCACCACAATAGCCAGCACCTAATGGAATTTTCAATTCACGTCTAgttaaatgaaacaaaaaaagagagtaaATACCAGAGAGACGACATTGAAGAAGTATAAAAAGTATTTGAATCTAGTTGTCCATTTGTTCCTTTCGTCCACTTCATTGCTCCTGTAAGGCATGCCGGTCGGGACAGCAGATGTGGTATCAGACACAATGCGACCCGTTTTCTTTGAATGACAATCGATGAACAAACGAAGACATGCATCTCGCTCTTTTTCTTGTACTTTTTCTACTTACACCTCCCCTCTGCGTCATTTGAGTGTCTTGCCTGCACATCGATAGGAGGAGAAGGAGGGTCCCAATCCTATATGGTACCATAAATATCTGATATGATACAATGGTCTCTGCACAAGGACCATTGCACGATCGTAAAATAAAAGAC
Proteins encoded in this region:
- the LOC116921835 gene encoding tetraspanin-2A, which encodes MPYRSNEVDERNKWTTRFKYFLYFFNVVSLVLAIVVMTMAIYIRADWTIKHYIYELEAYLMWTGPYILMASCSFTIVISALGCWATVYENPFLLTAFTMATGATALIGLGGVAYSLNHGITFSDITPWLTDRFTYLVFESDTDPRSARIVRIMQEELGCCGGSGWQDYANYNMEIPYECRNPVTGNMYVYGCGIIFSDFMEPLVAWMSGIALLLIVLQIMAMVAAMILRRNFKREDKLISGHQKSATYTAVRSRNI